A DNA window from Caulobacter mirabilis contains the following coding sequences:
- a CDS encoding cell division protein FtsX: MSVLFDVGRWKPAPLLPRRDPRDGSLIFVVAVLCFLACVTAIGALAANRAAHGWTSQLTGSATVVVRASGAETPEAAAARAAETLAGVPGVVEARALEKAKAEALLEPWLGREALIDDLPIPRLVTLELREENPASAAALDKALKAAGLDATVDDHSLWIADIERSAGIARWSALGVFLLIASAAGAVIAFATRAAMAAHRETVEVLHLSGAQAKFVVRLFQTRFAKVAALAGLFGAAGAAIIGALARLVGGGHGLTPVLPVAWTDLLAVSPAPILAALIAAVAARLAARGLIGELA; this comes from the coding sequence ATGAGCGTGCTGTTCGACGTCGGCCGCTGGAAGCCCGCGCCGCTGCTACCGCGCCGCGATCCGCGCGACGGGTCGCTGATCTTCGTGGTGGCGGTGCTCTGCTTCCTCGCCTGCGTCACCGCCATCGGCGCCCTGGCCGCCAACCGCGCCGCGCATGGCTGGACCAGCCAGCTGACCGGCTCGGCCACGGTCGTCGTCCGCGCCAGCGGCGCCGAGACGCCGGAGGCCGCCGCGGCCCGCGCCGCCGAGACCCTGGCCGGCGTGCCCGGCGTGGTCGAGGCCCGCGCGCTGGAGAAGGCCAAGGCCGAGGCTCTGCTCGAGCCCTGGCTGGGCCGTGAGGCCCTGATCGACGACCTGCCCATCCCGCGGCTGGTCACGCTGGAGCTGCGCGAAGAGAACCCGGCCAGCGCCGCGGCCCTGGACAAGGCGCTGAAGGCCGCCGGCCTCGACGCCACGGTCGACGACCACAGCCTGTGGATCGCCGATATCGAGCGCTCGGCGGGGATCGCCCGCTGGTCGGCGCTCGGCGTCTTCCTGCTCATCGCCTCGGCCGCGGGAGCGGTGATCGCCTTCGCCACCCGCGCGGCCATGGCCGCGCATCGCGAAACGGTCGAGGTCCTGCATCTGTCCGGCGCCCAGGCGAAGTTCGTCGTCCGGCTGTTCCAGACCCGTTTCGCCAAAGTCGCCGCCCTGGCGGGCTTGTTCGGCGCCGCAGGGGCCGCCATCATCGGCGCCTTGGCCAGACTGGTCGGCGGCGGGCATGGCCTGACGCCCGTCCTGCCGGTCGCCTGGACGGACCTGCTCGCGGTCTCCCCCGCCCCTATCCTGGCGGCGCTGATCGCGGCGGTGGCCGCCCGTCTGGCCGCACGGGGGCTGATCGGAGAGCTGGCGTGA
- a CDS encoding YdcF family protein, producing MRSLAAVFVVVLIWAAGLLAFAQRVERSTPPPEPAAAEAIVALTGASDLRLEAAVRLLEREKAERLLISGVNREASRADIRAITGAVKDVYDCCVDLGYTAANTIGNADEIAKWARGKGYKRLIVVTSDYHMPRSILEIRAAMPEATLVEYPVVTGPVDVRHWWRKAGDARRLTVEYCKYLAILTREGFLSLGPKDEPAASPATKDATS from the coding sequence GTGAGGAGTCTCGCCGCTGTTTTCGTCGTTGTGCTGATCTGGGCGGCGGGCCTGCTGGCCTTCGCCCAACGCGTGGAGCGTTCGACCCCACCGCCGGAGCCGGCCGCCGCCGAGGCGATCGTGGCGCTGACCGGCGCCTCGGACCTACGCCTGGAAGCGGCGGTCCGCCTCCTCGAGCGCGAGAAGGCCGAGCGCCTGCTGATCTCCGGCGTCAACCGCGAGGCCAGCCGAGCCGACATCCGGGCCATCACCGGCGCGGTGAAGGACGTCTACGACTGCTGCGTGGACCTGGGCTATACGGCCGCCAACACCATCGGCAACGCCGATGAGATCGCGAAGTGGGCGCGCGGCAAGGGCTACAAGCGCCTGATCGTGGTGACCTCCGACTACCACATGCCGCGGTCGATCCTGGAGATCCGCGCCGCCATGCCCGAGGCGACCCTCGTCGAGTATCCGGTCGTCACCGGCCCCGTCGACGTCCGTCACTGGTGGCGCAAGGCGGGCGATGCGCGTCGCCTCACGGTGGAGTACTGCAAGTACCTGGCGATTCTGACGCGGGAAGGCTTCTTGTCGTTGGGACCGAAAGACGAGCCGGCCGCTTCGCCGGCGACGAAGGACGCTACATCTTGA